A window from Salvelinus fontinalis isolate EN_2023a chromosome 8, ASM2944872v1, whole genome shotgun sequence encodes these proteins:
- the LOC129861274 gene encoding peptidyl-prolyl cis-trans isomerase FKBP1A-like, with translation MGVEIETITPGDGRTFPKKGQTCVVHYVGSLTDGRKFDSSRDRDKPFRFKIGKQEVIRGWEEGVVQMSVGQRAKLTCSPDFAYGAKGHPGIIPPNATLIFDVELLSLE, from the exons ATGGGAGTAGAAATTGAGACAATAACCCCGGGCGATG GAAGGACCTTCCCTAAAAAAGGACAGACGTGTGTGGTGCATTATGTTG GCTCCCTGACGGATGGACGCAAGTTTGACTCCTCCCGTGACAGGGACAAGCCCTTCAGGTTTAAAATAGGAAAACAGGAAGTGATACGTGGCTGGGAAGAGGGAGTCGTGCAG ATGAGTGTCGGTCAGAGAGCCAAGCTGACCTGCTCGCCTGACTTTGCCTATGGAGCAAAGGGCCACCCGGGGATCATTCCACCCAATGCCACCCTCATCTTTGATGTTGAGCTACTGAGCCTTGAATGA